In Brachionichthys hirsutus isolate HB-005 chromosome 5, CSIRO-AGI_Bhir_v1, whole genome shotgun sequence, a single genomic region encodes these proteins:
- the LOC137894460 gene encoding intestinal mucin-like protein: MLTDGETWKTGKCSNHSCYDGKLTTDHVYCKPVAKPVCDNKLPPVKVYDVTGCCFSYKCRCICKGWGGPHYMTFDGQYYSFQRNCTYVLVTEVNPQYNFTVVIDDGNCNASEKMTCIKSMKVYYKKSEIILALQRFPVNKTMVYVDSKQVFPTYTNPDFTITSTGIEVLLKIPAIEAHVVFKDLLFSVELPISLFQGKTEGQCGNCDNDMSNDCRLPNGQTNPSCFDMAQHCVFKKCHDVVSPQTYYSSCVFDVCAEASTAVSCSSLEAYALACAEESVCVDWRKTTNGQCEYECPENKVYKPCGPAISPTCNSRYNEQNKKNCSESESSRDCGGFNEGCFCPDGMTLFSQMSDICVDSCCVGPNGQPKKLGETWRSDCRQCVCDENTQTVQCEPVKCPSLPSIKCTEMGTVEVNRLVDCCPKTFCVPKPVCVFNKIEYQGYKYEEQNGQCCGICKQISCILDIPDIDLPIIIEGTEQSVKDGCCKTCIPIHRCQMKKNAIHLKKNGCQTVVPVDIGACEGSCGASSSVYSVESNSIIHSCQCCQQAATSEREVELTCSDDTKMNYSYTR, encoded by the exons ATGCTGACA GATGGTGAGACCTGGAAAACCGGAAAATGCAGCAATCATTCATGCTATGATGGAAAATTAACAACAGACCATGTGTATTGTAAACCAGTGGCCAAGCCTGTGTGTGACAATAAGCTCCCTCCTGTTAAGGTTTATGATGTGACAGGCTGTTGCTTCTCCTACAAATGTCGAT GTATTTGCAAGGGCTGGGGTGGACCTCATTACATGACATTTGATGGCCAATACTATAGCTTCCAGAGAAACTGCACGTATGTCCTGGTCACTGAGGTCAATCCTCAGTACAATTTTACAGTTGTTATTGACGATGGAAACTGTAATGCCTCTGAAAAGATGACCTGTATCAAATCCATGAAGGTGTATTACAAAAAATCTGAAATCATCCTTGCACTTCAGAGATTCCCTGTGAACAAGACAATG GTGTACGTCGACAGCAAGCAGGTTTTCCCGACCTACACGAACCCTGACTTCACCATAACGAGCACAGGAATCGAGGTGCTTTTGAAGATCCCAGCAATTGAAGCCCATGTGGTGTTCAAAGATCTTTTATTCTCTGTTGAGCTGCCCATTTCACTTTTCCAAGGCAAAACAGAGGGACAGTGTG GAAACTGTGACAATGACATGAGCAACGACTGCAGGCTGCCGAACGGCCAGACGAATCCCTCGTGTTTTGACATGGCACAACATTG TGTGTTTAAGAAATGCCACGACGTCGTCTCACCACAAACGTATTATTCTTCCTGCGTATTTGATGTTTGCGCCGAGGCCAGCACCGCCGTCAGCTGTTCCAGTCTGGAGGCTTATGCCTTAGCCTGCGCTGAAGAGTCTGTCTGCGTGGACTGGAGGAAAACTACCAATGGACAGTGTG aatatgAATGTCCAGAAAATAAAGTCTACAAACCTTGTGGGCCAGCTATTTCACCGACTTGCAATTCAAG ATATAATGAGCAGAACAAGAAGAACTGCTCGGAAAGTGAATCAAGCCGAGATTGTGGTGGATTCAATGAGGGATGTTTCTGCCCAGATGGGATGACTTTATTCAGCCAGATGTCTGACATCTGTGTCGACTCCT GTTGTGTTGGACCCAATGGCCAACCAAAAAAG CTCGGGGAAACTTGGCGGAGTGACTGTCGCCAGTGCGTGTgtgatgaaaacacacagactgtTCAATGCGAGCCCGTCAAGTGTCCTTCTCTACCATCGATTAAATGCACCGAGATGGGGACAGTAGAGGTGAACCGCTTGGTGGACTGTTGTCCGAAAACGTTTTGTG TCCCCAAACCAGTTTGTGTCTTCAACAAGATCGAGTATCAG gGCTACAAGTATGAAGAGCAAAATGGACAATGTTGTGGAATATGTAAACAGATAAGTTGTATTTTGGATATCCCAGACATCGATTTGCCAATAATTATTGAG GGAACCGAACAGAGTGTCAAGGACGGTTGTTGCAAGACTT GTATTCCTATTCACAGATGTCAAATGAAAAAGAACGCCATCCACCTGAAGAAAAATGGCTGCCAAACAGTTGTTCCGGTGGATATCGGAGCCTGTGAGGGATCTTGTGGCGCTTCCTCATCTGT gtACTCTGTGGAGAGCAACAGTATCATACATTCATGCCAGTGCTGTCAACAAGCGGCGACCAGTGAGAGAGAAGTGGAGTTGACATGCTCTGATGACACCAAAATGAATTACAGCTACACT AGATGA